In the genome of Populus alba chromosome 11, ASM523922v2, whole genome shotgun sequence, one region contains:
- the LOC118031694 gene encoding epoxide hydrolase 1 gives MDQIQHKFVQVQGLKLHVAEIGAGPKVVVFLHGFPEIWYSWRHQMICLANAGFRAIAPDYRGYGLSDPPPVPAKTMFGDLISDLLAILDFLEINKVVLVAKDFGAKPAYLFALLHPERVLGVVTLGVPFIPPGPGPSQYQKHLPEGFYISRWQKPGRAEADFGRLDAKTVVRNIYILFSRSEIPIAAENQEIMDLVDLSTPLPPWFTEEDLATYGALYEKSGFQTALQVPYRSLYEDINITEPVVEVPALLIMGDKDYVFKFPGMEAYIKSGKVKEFVPGLDIIYLPEGSHFVQEQSPDEVNQLILTFLNARIWS, from the exons atggaccAAATCCAGCACAAATTTGTACAAGTCCAAGGATTAAAGCTCCACGTAGCAGAGATCGGAGCAG GTCCCAAAGTGGTGGTGTTTCTCCACGGATTCCCTGAGATATGGTACTCATGGCGCCACCAGATGATTTGTCTTGCCAACGCAGGATTCCGGGCCATCGCACCCGACTACAGAGGATACGGGCTATCCGATCCGCCACCTGTGCCGGCAAAGACCATGTTTGGTGACCTTATCAGCGACCTTCTCGCAATCCTGGATTTCCTCGAAATTAACAAG GTTGTTCTTGTTGCAAAAGATTTTGGAGCCAAGCCAGCTTATTTGTTTGCACTTCTGCATCCAGAGAGGGTCCTAGGGGTTGTGACACTGGGAGTGCCATTCATACCACCAGGTCCAGGTCCAAGTCAATATCAGAAACACCTCCCCGAAGGCTTTTATATATCTAGATGGCAG aAACCTGGACGAGCAGAAGCTGATTTTGGTCGACTTGATGCAAAAACGGTTGTCAGGAACATCTACATTTTGTTCTCTAGAAGTGAAATACCAATAGCTGCTGAAAACCAGGAGATTATGGATTTGGTGGACCTATCCACTCCTCTTCCCCCTTGGTTCACAGAGGAAGATCTTGCGACATATGGAGCCTTGTATGAGAAGTCTGGATTCCAAACGGCGTTACAAGTTCCATACAG GTCCCTTTATGAAGATATCAACATAACAGAACCAGTAGTTGAAGTTCCAGCACTTCTGATCATGGGCGACAAAGATTATGTCTTCAAATTTCCTGGGATGGAAGCTTACATAAAGAGTGGGAAGGTCAAAGAGTTTGTCCCTGGTTTGGACATCATATATTTGCCTGAAGGAAGCCATTTTGTCCAGGAGCAATCACCTGACGAGGTGAATCAGCTCATACTTACTTTCCTTAATGCCAGAATCTGGTCGTGA
- the LOC140956094 gene encoding uncharacterized protein — protein MTEHTSDSANSPSSPPPFRQPPKSHPSHPALAISNINTFIKVTLDIEKGLYITWSELFKIHARAYQVLDHIIPPSAAEMKQVTSLQDTDPNLWSRVDAIVLQWIYGTISEDLLNTILERDSTAALAWNRLRDIFSDNKNSRALYLEQEFSKVQMEQFADASSYCQHLKSLSDQLSNVGSPVTNERLVLQLVSGLTDAYASVGSQIRHGDSLPPFYKARSMLVLEETARTKKAAQTSSNSAFFVSPVTHSSGHTAGNPFHHRYNPTSNRSFTTRNSRGGGSGARSSKGRGRGNDRGGQLHQQQYAPRWQPMSSQQQQWFFPPWAGPWQPWATPPYPYPTTNHLSHQPSSQRQPSFLGPRPQQAHMAASTPQAQSSSAPTDIHAAMHTLSITPPDAQWYMDTGATSHMTANGGNLTSYFNMSNNRNITVGSGHTIPIIGCGNALLPNPNPSFSLNNVLHAPKLIKNLVSVRKFTIDNDASVEFDPFGFSVKDFQTGMPLLRCNSSGDLYPVTTTPPIGISPPSTFTVLSPELWHSRLGHPGAPVLSSLRITPLLHSPDQPNPFEAQVYPTPLIDPSTQTTTPIQAKQTPLITPIPTSPVRALSPNQSTSPNRTLPSPSNSSPRPISPSPTDPPNSHSPPPSMDTAQAIPLDHPPHSPQMTTRSQHGIFKPRKFLNLHTSSDHSISPLPTNPLNAFHDHNWKMAMKDEYDALIENKTWDLVPRPSNANIIRSLWIFMHKKKSNGSFERYKARLVGDGASQQTGIDCGETFSPVVKPATIRTVLSIALSKSWCLHQLDVKNAFLHGNLEETVYMHQPPGFRSSKHPDYVCLLKKSLYGLKQAPRAWYQRFADYVATLGFSHSISDHSLFIYRQGNDMAYILLYVDDIILTASSAALRQSIMSKLGFEFAMKDLGPLNYFLGISVTRHSGGLFLSQKKYAEEIIERAGMSSSNPSPTPVDMKAKLGIFSGNPYHDPTEYRSLAGALQYLTFIRPDISYVVQQICLFMHDPRTQHMSALKRIIRYIKGTVAFGLHLYHSSVHKLISYTDADWGGCPDTRRSTSGYCVYLGDNLISWSAKRQPTLSRSSAEAEYRGIANVVSESCWIRNLLLELHCPIPKATLAYCDNVSAVYLSGNPVQHQRTKHIEMDIHFVREKVARGQVRVLHVPSRYQIADIFTKGLPLQLFDDFRNSLNIRPPPVSTTGAY, from the exons ATGACAGAACACACATCCGACTCAGCAAACTCCccctcttctcctcctccttttagACAACCTCCCAAATCTCATCCATCTCATCCTGCTCTTGCAATATCCAACATCAACACGTTTATCAAAGTCACCTTAGACATTGAAAAGGGTCTATACATTACGTGGTCGGAGCTATTTAAAATCCATGCTAGGGCTTATCAAGTTCTTGATCATATCATTCCTCCCTCAGCAGCAGAGATGAAGCAGGTCACATCTCTTCAAGACACGGACCCTAACCTCTGGTCCCGTGTTGATGCCATTGTTCTACAATGGATTTACGGCACTATCTCTGAAGATCTTCTCAACACCATCCTTGAACGTGACTCTACCGCTGCACTTGCATGGAACAGATTGAGGGACATATTCTCGGATAATAAAAACTCTAGGGCACTCTATCTAGAACAAGAATTTTCAAAGGTTCAAATGGAGCAATTTGCAGATGCCTCATCCTACTGTCAACATCTTAAATCCCTTTCGGATCAGCTATCAAATGTTGGATCTCCTGTAACAAATGAAAGGTTGGTTCTTCAACTTGTTTCGGGTTTAACTGATGCCTATGCTAGTGTTGGTTCCCAGATTCGTCATGGTGATTCTCTTCCCCCCTTTTACAAAGCACGGTCTATGCTGGTTTTAGAGGAGACGGCAAGGACGAAAAAGGCTGCCCAGACCTCCTCCAATTCTGCCTTCTTTGTCTCTCCAGTCACCCATTCCAGTGGTCACACAGCTGGAAATCCATTTCACCACCGTTACAATCCTACTTCCAACCGAAGCTTCACCACCCGAAATAGCAGAGGAGGTGGCAGTGGTGCCCGTAGTAGCAAAGGCAGAGGAAGGGGCAATGACCGTGGAGGCCAGTTGCACCAGCAACAATACGCTCCACGGTGGCAGCCAATGTCTTCACAGCAACAACAATGGTTTTTTCCTCCTTGGGCTGGGCCGTGGCAACCTTGGGCTACGCCTCCATACCCATACCCAACGACAAATCACTTGTCTCACCAGCCCAGCTCTCAACGTCAGCCAAGCTTTCTTGGGCCCAGGCCACAACAGGCCCACATGGCAGCCTCTACACCACAGGCCCAGTCATCTTCTGCTCCAACCGACATTCACGCAGCTATGCATACACTCTCAATTACTCCTCCTGACGCTCAATGGTACATGGACACCGGAGCTACGTCTCACATGACCGCAAACGGAGGTAATCTTACGTCTTATTTCAATATGAGCAACAATCGTAATATTACTGTTGGTAGTGGTCATACTATTCCAATTATTGGTTGTGGAAACGCATTACTACCTAACCCCAACCCTTCTTTCTCTTTGAATAATGTCTTGCATGCcccaaaattgattaaaaatcttGTCTCTGTGAGAAAATTTACCATTGACAATGATGCTTCTGTTGAATTTGATCCTTTCGGTTTTTCTGTGAAGGATTTTCAAACAGGGATGCCTTTACTGAGATGTAACAGCTCAGGTGACCTATATCCAGTTACCACAACACCACCAATTGGAATCTCACCACCATCTACTTTTACTGTTTTGTCTCCTGAATTATGGCATAGTCGTTTAGGACACCCAGGAGCTCCTGTTTTAAGCTCTCTTC GAATTACACCTCTCCTTCACTCACCTGATCAACCAAATCCATTTGAAGCCCAAGTCTATCCCACCCCACTCATTGATCCATCGACCCAAACTACAACTCCTATACAGGCCAAACAAACACCACTCATTACCCCAATTCCTACTTCTCCAGTTAGGGCCCTCTCCCCAAACCAATCCACTTCCCCTAACCGGACGTTGCCCAGTCCATCCAACTCCTCACCCCGGCCCATCTCTCCTTCTCCCACCGATCCACCAAATTCACACAGTCCACCTCCTTCAATGGACACAGCCCAAGCCATTCCACTTGACCATCCACCTCACTCTCCACAAATGACAACAAGATCTCAACATGGTATTTTTAAACCCCGTAAATTCCTTAATCTTCATACCTCATCCGATCACTCCATTTCTCCATTGCCCACAAATCCCCTTAATGCATTCCATGATCATAATTGGAAAATGGCCATGAAAGACGAATATGATGCTCTTATTGAAAATAAGACATGGGACTTGGTACCCCGTCCATCTAATGCTAATATTATTCGAAGTTTGTGGATTTTCATGCATAAGAAGAAATCTAATGGTTCCTTTGAGCGGTATAAAGCCCGCCTTGTCGGTGATGGTGCAAGTCAGCAAACGGGTATCGATTGTGGTGAGACCTTTAGTCCGGTGGTCAAACCGGCCACTATTCGAACGGTACTAAGTATTGCTTTATCTAAATCTTGGTGTCTTCATCAGTTGGATGTAAAGAATGCTTTTTTGCATGGGAATCTCGAGGAAACAGTTTATATGCATCAACCTCCTGGCTTCCGAAGTTCAAAACACCCAGATTATGTCTGTTTGCTTAAGAAGTCCCTTTATGGGCTTAAGCAAGCCCCTCGTGCATGGTACCAACGTTTTGCAGATTATGTAGCTACATTGGGTTTCTCTCACAGTATTTCAGATcattctttattcatttatcgTCAGGGCAACGATATGGCATATATTCTTCTTTACGTGGATGACATTATTCTTACTGCATCTTCAGCTGCTCTTCGTCAATCCATCATGTCTAAGCTTGGTTTTGAGTTTGCTATGAAAGATTTGGGTCCCCTAAATTACTTTTTGGGCATCTCTGTTACAAGACATTCAGGaggtctttttctttcccaaaagAAATATGCCGAGGAAATCATTGAGCGAGCCggtatgtcttcttctaacCCATCTCCTACACCGGTGGACATGAAAGCAAAACTCGGTATCTTTTCAGGAAATCCTTATCATGATCCAACTGAGTATCGTAGTCTTGCTGGCGCCTTACAGTACCTGACATTCATAAGACCGGATATTTCTTATGTTGTTCAgcaaatttgtttatttatgcatGATCCCAGGACTCAACACATGTCTGCTTTGAAGCGTATCATTCGCTACATTAAGGGTACTGTCGCCTTTGGTCTCCACCTTTATCACTCTTCAGTTCATAAACTTATCTCCTACACCGACGCCGACTGGGGTGGATGTCCAGACACCAGACGATCGACTTCGGGTTATTGTGTATATCTTGGGGACAACTTAATCTCTTGGTCTGCAAAAAGACAGCCGACCTTGTCCAGGTCTAGCGCTGAGGCTGAGTATCGTGGGATAGCTAATGTAGTTTCTGAATCTTGTTGGATTCGAAACTTACTCTTGGAGCTACATTGTCCTATTCCGAAAGCCACTTTAGCATATTGTGATAATGTTAGTGCGGTGTATTTGTCTGGTAACCCAGTTCAACATCAACGCACTAAGCATATTGAGATGGATATACATTTTGTAAGAGAGAAAGTCGCTCGTGGTCAAGTTCGAGTTCTCCACGTCCCTTCACGTTATCAGATTGCTGACATCTTCACTAAGGGACTTCCGCTGCAActatttgatgattttagaaATAGTCTCAACATTCGACCACCTCCAGTTTCGACTACGGGGGCGTATTAA
- the LOC118031308 gene encoding flavonol sulfotransferase-like produces the protein MSVQDRFNPQSTDIFVASSPKTGTTWLKALTFAILTRSRLSGSTTSSLLAKMPHDCVPFLEFQLSDQNPSNRDLAIPLLSTHVPYSCLPKSIISSSCKIIYICRDAKDAFVSLWYFLAKMQRSDNVEPLPLEEAFELFCNGIANYGPYWDHVLGYWRASLEFPEKILFLTYEEMKKDTATHVKKLAEFMGCSFTLEEEEGGGVQKIISMCSFEELSSLEVNKNAEHRTPGISSPIQNSVFFRKGEIGDWANHLTPEMGARLDDIMEKKLKGSGLKLPR, from the coding sequence ATGTCTGTTCAAGACCGCTTCAATCCTCAATCAACTGATATATTTGTCGCCAGTTCTCCAAAAACTGGCACAACTTGGCTTAAGGCCCTCACTTTTGCTATTCTTACACGATCCCGTTTAAGTGGTTCGACAACTAGTTCTTTACTTGCCAAGATGCCACATGACTGTGTCCCTTTTTTGGAATTTCAGCTTTCTGATCAAAACCCAAGTAATCGGGACTTGGCAATTCCTCTGCTATCTACTCATGTTCCTTACAGTTGTTTACCTAAATCTATCATTTCTTCTAGTTGCAAGATTATTTACATTTGCAGGGACGCAAAGgatgcttttgtttctttgtggTACTTTCTTGCCAAGATGCAAAGGTCGGACAATGTTGAACCTCTTCCTCTGGAGGAGGCTTTTGAGTTGTTCTGCAATGGAATTGCAAATTATGGACCGTACTGGGACCATGTTTTAGGGTATTGGAGAGCAAGCTTGGAGTTCCCTGAGAAGATACTGTTCTTGACATACGAGGAAATGAAGAAAGACACCGCTACTCATGTTAAGAAATTAGCTGAGTTCATGGGTTGTTCCTTCACCTTAGAGGAAGAGGAGGGAGGGGGGGTGCAAAAGATAATAAGCATGTGTAGTTTTGAGGAGTTGAGCAGCTTGGAGGTGAATAAAAATGCGGAGCACCGTACTCCAGGCATATCAAGTCCTATTCAAAATAGTGTATTCTTCAGGAAAGGTGAGATAGGCGACTGGGCAAATCACTTGACACCTGAAATGGGAGCGCGTCTAGATGACATAATGGAGAAGAAGCTCAAGGGTTCAGGCTTGAAGCTGCCCAGGTGA